In one window of Photorhabdus laumondii subsp. laumondii DNA:
- a CDS encoding YeaC family protein: protein MELDDLLSVMTPEIYQRLVQAVELGKWQDGVPLTVEQKENSLQMIMLWQSRHNHDPQHMTIGTDGQLVMKSKQELKAIFRSKMVATFKP, encoded by the coding sequence ATGGAACTGGATGATCTGTTATCTGTAATGACACCAGAAATATATCAACGCTTGGTTCAGGCAGTAGAACTGGGTAAATGGCAGGATGGTGTGCCTCTAACGGTCGAGCAGAAAGAGAATAGTTTACAAATGATTATGCTATGGCAATCAAGGCATAACCATGATCCGCAACATATGACGATTGGTACTGATGGTCAGTTGGTGATGAAGAGTAAACAAGAACTGAAAGCGATCTTTCGGTCTAAAATGGTGGCAACATTCAAGCCATAA